The following coding sequences lie in one Sporocytophaga myxococcoides DSM 11118 genomic window:
- a CDS encoding heavy metal translocating P-type ATPase, with protein sequence MESIIEQHEVKCYHCGNECEGSDIKIDSKVFCCNGCKSVYEILDANLLCDYYALDTHNPGNKIEEAGKSKYAFLDEETIIAKVLDFHEGDTFGVTFYIPSIHCSSCIWLLENMQRVHPGIITSNVHFRKKEINIQFNNKISLRQLAELLMSLGYAPVINFNGKEINRKTVDKALLYKIGIAGFCFGNIMMLSLPEYLSVSDKFSGDIKGLFIFLSLFLSLPVFIYCAADYFVSSWNAIKTRTVNIDLPIALGIIAAFSQSIYEIYTGKGPGYLDSLSGLVFFLLIGKWYQNKTYEALSFERDYKSYFPLAVTKIENGSECYVTLDKLKAGDTILIRNKEIIPADGYILEGTGVIDYSFVTGESSLTTKETGQKVYAGGRQDGPAVKIITSKEVSESYLTQLWNKDNATDKSNGLVEFTNRIGKYFTIAVLLISLGSYLYWVGKGSGIALHAAVSVLIIFCPCIFALAIPFGFGKAMNILGRNGLFLKNTETIEKLAHNDSIVFDKTGTITTTENPEVSFEGELTNAESSMVKALVKNSTHPLSRSIYNYLKVDTSLKPDSFIEIPSQGIRGKFNNIEVIAGTAEIAGLRISKDSGMVSGSKVYVKINNEVKGYFVFRNSYRKSFEQISGILKKKYTLHLLSGDNDSERSYLNNYFPQFNLHFNQTPQSKLDYIKELCKNEKVMMIGDGLNDAGALQQSNCGISITENCGNFSPACDAILDASAFSRLPVFLKYAKACVKSVYGSLAISLSYNAIGLYFAVQGQLKPLVAALLMPISSVSVVLFVTIMSGLWAKKYGLR encoded by the coding sequence ATGGAAAGCATCATAGAGCAACATGAAGTTAAATGCTATCATTGTGGAAATGAATGCGAAGGTTCTGATATTAAGATCGACTCAAAAGTCTTCTGCTGCAATGGCTGTAAAAGCGTTTATGAAATCCTTGACGCTAATCTCCTTTGCGATTATTATGCACTGGATACTCATAATCCCGGAAATAAAATTGAAGAAGCTGGCAAATCCAAATATGCTTTTCTTGATGAAGAAACCATTATTGCAAAAGTATTAGATTTTCATGAAGGAGATACGTTTGGTGTAACGTTCTACATCCCATCCATACATTGCAGCTCCTGCATATGGCTGTTGGAGAATATGCAAAGGGTTCATCCCGGTATAATAACATCGAATGTCCATTTTCGGAAAAAAGAAATAAACATTCAGTTTAATAACAAGATATCATTAAGGCAACTCGCTGAACTGCTGATGTCGCTGGGCTATGCACCTGTTATTAATTTTAACGGAAAAGAGATCAATAGGAAAACTGTTGATAAAGCACTTTTATATAAGATTGGTATTGCAGGCTTTTGCTTTGGAAATATAATGATGCTCAGCCTTCCTGAGTATCTATCTGTTTCAGATAAATTTTCAGGTGATATAAAAGGATTATTCATTTTCTTAAGTCTGTTCCTTTCTCTTCCTGTATTCATCTATTGTGCAGCAGACTATTTTGTCAGTTCCTGGAATGCAATTAAGACAAGAACAGTCAATATTGATCTTCCTATCGCATTGGGAATAATTGCAGCCTTTTCACAAAGTATCTATGAAATCTATACAGGTAAAGGACCTGGATATCTGGATTCTCTTTCTGGCCTTGTATTTTTTCTGCTGATAGGAAAATGGTATCAGAATAAAACCTATGAGGCTCTATCATTTGAAAGAGATTATAAGTCTTATTTTCCATTGGCAGTTACCAAGATTGAAAACGGTTCTGAGTGCTATGTTACACTGGATAAATTAAAGGCTGGCGATACCATTCTGATTCGTAATAAAGAAATAATACCAGCTGATGGCTATATTCTTGAGGGGACCGGTGTTATTGATTATAGCTTTGTTACTGGTGAATCAAGTTTGACCACAAAAGAAACAGGACAAAAGGTATATGCAGGAGGGCGACAAGATGGCCCTGCTGTTAAAATCATCACAAGCAAGGAGGTTTCAGAAAGTTATCTGACCCAGTTATGGAACAAAGACAATGCAACGGATAAATCCAATGGCCTTGTTGAATTCACCAACAGAATCGGAAAATATTTTACAATAGCTGTATTGCTCATCAGTCTGGGGTCCTATCTATATTGGGTAGGAAAGGGTTCTGGAATTGCTTTGCATGCTGCAGTGTCAGTGCTGATCATTTTTTGTCCATGCATTTTTGCACTGGCCATTCCATTTGGTTTTGGCAAAGCGATGAACATTTTGGGAAGAAATGGTTTGTTTCTGAAAAACACAGAAACTATTGAAAAGCTTGCCCATAATGATTCTATTGTGTTTGACAAAACAGGAACTATTACCACTACTGAAAATCCAGAGGTATCATTTGAAGGAGAGCTTACCAATGCAGAATCAAGCATGGTAAAAGCCCTTGTTAAAAATTCAACCCATCCGCTTTCCAGAAGCATATATAATTATCTTAAAGTGGATACCTCTTTAAAACCTGATTCCTTCATCGAAATACCTTCTCAGGGAATAAGGGGCAAATTTAATAACATAGAAGTCATTGCTGGTACAGCAGAAATTGCTGGCCTTCGAATCAGTAAAGACTCTGGAATGGTCTCAGGCTCTAAGGTATATGTAAAGATCAATAATGAAGTCAAAGGTTATTTTGTATTCAGAAACAGCTATAGAAAAAGTTTTGAACAGATATCAGGAATATTAAAAAAGAAATATACGCTTCACTTACTAAGTGGGGATAATGATTCGGAGAGAAGTTACCTGAATAATTACTTTCCACAGTTTAACCTGCACTTTAATCAGACTCCTCAGAGTAAACTGGATTACATAAAAGAGCTGTGTAAAAATGAGAAGGTAATGATGATAGGAGACGGGCTGAATGATGCAGGTGCTCTGCAACAAAGCAACTGTGGAATCAGCATTACTGAAAACTGTGGAAATTTTTCTCCAGCCTGTGATGCGATATTGGATGCTTCAGCTTTTTCTCGTTTGCCGGTCTTTCTGAAATATGCAAAAGCCTGCGTGAAATCAGTTTATGGTAGTCTTGCTATTTCCCTATCCTATAATGCAATAGGATTATATTTTGCAGTTCAGGGGCAATTAAAACCACTCGTAGCAGCTCTGTTGATGCCAATAAGCTCAGTATCAGTGGTATTATTCGTGACCATTATGAGCGGTCTTTGGGCGAAAAAATATGGCCTTAGATAA
- a CDS encoding OsmC family protein — protein sequence MEEYFYEIDLSWKSEKAGFLTSHGVDEIKVFSPIETPTEKKNQWTPEQLLGASVSSCFMTTFLEIAEKNNLEVISYQSQCFVKLEKRAEKFTTEEILIRPIVKLKNNSSFLLAQRCLDEAETACPSRRALKINIEIHPIFE from the coding sequence ATGGAAGAATACTTCTATGAAATAGATCTGTCCTGGAAATCAGAAAAAGCCGGATTTCTTACCTCACATGGAGTTGATGAGATAAAGGTTTTTTCTCCGATAGAAACACCCACTGAAAAAAAGAACCAGTGGACACCGGAACAGTTGCTTGGTGCATCTGTGTCTTCTTGTTTTATGACTACATTTCTGGAAATAGCCGAGAAAAATAACCTTGAAGTAATATCTTATCAAAGTCAATGCTTTGTGAAGCTTGAAAAAAGAGCAGAGAAGTTTACAACAGAAGAAATTCTGATCAGACCTATAGTAAAACTTAAAAATAATAGTTCTTTCCTGCTAGCTCAGAGATGTCTGGATGAGGCGGAAACAGCATGTCCTTCAAGAAGAGCATTAAAAATCAATATTGAGATTCATCCAATATTTGAATAA
- a CDS encoding porin, giving the protein MDRLIFLLVFIFMMNNSIICPAQESDSLIVKDAPDVSFWGFADIYYGYNFNLPPSRVDGELVTGNSFLYSHNRHNEFNLNNGIAGVDYINDKMRGILALQAGTYVEYNYSNEPVMLRFIYEAYGGYQPIKNLWIDAGIFTSHLGAESAISSEDLTLSRSMMAENSPYYETGVRAAYDVSDKLLISCLVLNGWQNITDHNKNKALGTQIQFKPSENLLMNYSTFYGKEVGAYEQITGVINTDSLSTPRFFNNFYCRADIARFTLLGAFDIGLQRKRKATGNYLWFNPNLILSYSISDKLSAVARCEYYNDKNGVIIYTGTQNGFQTFSGSFGLNFKLAEYLLWRIEGKVFDSKDKVFLTKDNQSDKSVLVLSSVAVKF; this is encoded by the coding sequence ATGGATAGGTTGATTTTCTTGTTGGTGTTCATTTTTATGATGAACAACTCAATTATTTGCCCCGCACAGGAATCAGATAGCTTGATCGTAAAAGACGCTCCCGATGTATCATTCTGGGGTTTTGCGGATATTTATTATGGATATAATTTTAACTTACCACCATCGCGTGTTGATGGTGAACTGGTTACTGGCAATAGTTTTCTTTATTCTCACAACAGGCATAACGAATTTAACCTTAATAATGGTATTGCAGGTGTTGATTATATTAATGATAAGATGCGGGGAATACTTGCACTTCAGGCAGGTACTTATGTAGAATATAATTACTCAAATGAGCCTGTAATGCTCAGGTTTATTTATGAGGCCTACGGTGGTTATCAACCAATAAAGAACTTATGGATTGATGCGGGTATCTTTACTTCTCACCTTGGAGCAGAAAGCGCCATATCTTCAGAAGATCTTACCTTATCAAGATCTATGATGGCAGAAAATTCACCTTACTATGAGACAGGAGTCAGGGCAGCATATGATGTAAGTGATAAGTTATTGATTAGTTGTTTAGTTTTAAACGGATGGCAAAACATAACTGATCACAATAAAAACAAAGCTTTAGGAACACAGATCCAATTCAAACCTTCAGAGAACTTACTAATGAATTACTCCACTTTTTACGGAAAGGAAGTTGGAGCATATGAACAAATAACTGGAGTAATAAACACAGATTCTTTATCTACACCAAGATTCTTCAATAACTTTTACTGTCGAGCTGATATAGCAAGATTCACGCTGTTAGGAGCTTTTGATATCGGCCTTCAGAGGAAAAGAAAAGCGACAGGTAATTATCTCTGGTTTAACCCAAATTTAATTTTAAGTTATTCAATCAGTGATAAATTAAGTGCAGTTGCCAGATGTGAATATTATAATGATAAAAATGGTGTCATTATTTATACAGGAACTCAGAATGGCTTTCAAACATTTTCAGGTTCGTTTGGACTTAATTTTAAACTTGCAGAATATTTATTATGGAGAATAGAAGGGAAGGTCTTTGATTCTAAGGATAAGGTTTTCCTTACTAAAGATAATCAGTCAGACAAAAGTGTATTGGTTCTTTCCTCTGTTGCTGTTAAGTTTTAA
- a CDS encoding Crp/Fnr family transcriptional regulator gives MFDLLFENIKRKIEITEEDKDFCKTLFIPKKLRKKQYLLQAGDIAEYVAFVNKGLLRSYSVDDKGEEHIIQFAPEDWWITDMNSFLTCEEAIYNIDALEDTEILLLDKPSQDKLFEHIPKFERYFRLLIQGSFIAMHKRLLSTITNTAEEKYMRMLKTYPDLVQRVPQHMIASFLGIKPETISRIRKKQASNS, from the coding sequence ATGTTTGATTTATTATTTGAAAATATAAAACGGAAAATTGAGATTACAGAAGAAGATAAGGACTTTTGTAAAACGCTCTTTATTCCTAAAAAGCTCAGGAAAAAGCAATACCTGCTGCAGGCTGGAGATATAGCTGAATATGTCGCTTTTGTTAACAAAGGATTATTAAGGTCCTATTCAGTTGATGATAAAGGAGAAGAACATATCATACAGTTTGCTCCCGAAGACTGGTGGATTACTGACATGAACAGTTTCCTTACCTGTGAAGAGGCTATATATAATATAGATGCACTGGAAGATACTGAAATACTTTTACTGGATAAACCATCTCAGGATAAATTATTTGAGCATATACCAAAGTTCGAACGTTACTTCCGCTTATTGATCCAGGGAAGTTTTATTGCTATGCACAAAAGATTGCTATCCACCATTACCAATACAGCTGAAGAGAAATATATGCGTATGTTAAAAACCTATCCGGATCTGGTGCAAAGGGTACCACAACATATGATTGCATCTTTTCTTGGAATAAAGCCTGAGACAATCAGCAGAATAAGGAAAAAGCAGGCTTCTAATTCCTGA
- a CDS encoding NADPH-dependent F420 reductase, whose protein sequence is MKKTIAIIGAGGAMGSALSKSLAASGHHILLMDKDSEKCHKTYDHIFAELPNADIEILNCIHEGSWEADVIIPAVAYEIQQEVADYIKDVVTGKIVISLINPLNEDKSKLLTSSLSSAAEELQGYLPYSKVVKAFNTIFPSDLKSITHADCFIAGDDETAVATVCSLAKESGFVPQLAGNLSASRTLESMMLILIQLCRKNNIPESGSFKVLFSKS, encoded by the coding sequence ATGAAAAAGACCATTGCAATTATCGGAGCCGGAGGAGCAATGGGCTCAGCATTATCCAAAAGCCTTGCAGCCAGCGGACATCATATTCTGTTAATGGATAAGGATTCTGAAAAATGTCATAAGACGTATGATCATATTTTTGCAGAATTGCCTAATGCTGATATTGAAATATTGAATTGCATTCATGAAGGTTCATGGGAAGCAGATGTAATCATTCCGGCAGTTGCTTATGAGATACAGCAAGAAGTGGCGGATTATATTAAAGATGTAGTTACCGGGAAAATTGTTATTAGCCTTATCAATCCCCTGAATGAAGATAAGAGCAAATTACTGACCTCTTCGCTCTCTAGCGCTGCTGAAGAGCTACAAGGATATCTTCCTTATTCAAAAGTCGTCAAGGCATTTAATACAATCTTTCCTTCGGATCTCAAGAGTATAACGCATGCAGATTGTTTTATAGCCGGAGATGATGAAACAGCTGTTGCTACGGTCTGTTCTCTTGCAAAAGAATCAGGATTTGTACCTCAACTGGCAGGTAACCTGAGTGCCAGCAGAACGCTTGAAAGCATGATGCTCATTCTTATTCAGTTGTGTAGAAAGAACAATATTCCTGAATCCGGAAGCTTTAAGGTACTTTTTTCAAAAAGCTAA
- a CDS encoding YceI family protein: MKRNGLFIAVIFAFLAMAFTAGTTEYKVDAKQSKVVWLGKKVTGEHTGGINIADGKLISNGKTFTGGSFTIDMNSVTCTDVADAAYNEKFVGHLKSDDFFSTAKFPKSTFVITKVTSTGKDQYNVKGNLTIKGITKELEFPATIQTVGNQIKAKAKIVVNRTLYDIKYGSGSFFDNLGDKAINDDFELNVDLVAAK, encoded by the coding sequence ATGAAACGTAATGGTCTTTTTATCGCAGTAATCTTCGCCTTTTTAGCAATGGCATTCACTGCAGGAACAACAGAGTACAAAGTAGATGCAAAACAAAGCAAAGTAGTATGGCTTGGTAAAAAAGTAACAGGTGAGCACACTGGCGGTATCAACATTGCAGATGGTAAACTTATCTCTAACGGTAAAACTTTCACAGGTGGTTCTTTCACTATTGACATGAACTCAGTGACTTGTACAGATGTTGCTGATGCAGCTTACAATGAGAAGTTTGTTGGACACTTGAAATCAGATGATTTCTTCTCTACTGCAAAATTCCCGAAATCAACTTTTGTAATTACTAAAGTTACATCTACTGGTAAAGATCAGTATAACGTTAAAGGAAACCTTACTATCAAAGGTATTACTAAAGAGCTTGAATTTCCTGCTACTATCCAGACTGTAGGAAATCAGATCAAAGCTAAAGCTAAGATTGTTGTAAACAGAACTCTGTATGATATCAAATATGGTTCTGGTAGCTTCTTCGATAACCTAGGAGATAAAGCGATCAACGATGACTTCGAATTGAATGTCGACCTGGTAGCTGCAAAATAA
- the ygiD gene encoding 4,5-DOPA dioxygenase extradiol, translated as MNRTDFLKILALMPFAGGAVNLKELNKLTSEFEPTETMPVLFLGHGSPMNALQQNEFSKGWQDTGKSLPTPKAILCISAHWETKGTFVTAMTKPKTIHDFGGFPRELHEFQYPAPGSPELAEEVKGIVRKTSVQLDHNWGLDHGSWSVIAHLYPGANIPVIQMSMDYTKDPLWHYELAKELSVLRQKGILIMGSGNIVHNLHRADWNTQGGFDWAIEANEKVKKLILENNHNSLVNYHLLGKEVQLAVPSPEHYMPLLYALGLKQDKETPVLFNDKTELGSISMTSVKLSN; from the coding sequence ATGAACAGGACAGATTTCTTAAAAATACTAGCATTAATGCCTTTCGCGGGAGGAGCTGTGAATCTTAAAGAACTCAATAAACTCACTTCGGAATTTGAACCCACGGAAACCATGCCTGTTTTATTTCTCGGTCATGGAAGTCCAATGAATGCCTTGCAGCAAAATGAATTTTCCAAGGGATGGCAGGATACAGGAAAAAGCCTTCCTACACCTAAGGCGATTCTTTGTATCTCTGCCCACTGGGAAACAAAAGGTACTTTTGTAACGGCAATGACAAAACCTAAAACCATTCATGATTTCGGTGGTTTTCCAAGAGAATTACATGAGTTTCAATACCCGGCTCCGGGAAGTCCGGAACTGGCTGAGGAAGTAAAAGGAATTGTAAGAAAAACTTCTGTTCAGTTAGATCACAACTGGGGATTGGATCACGGAAGCTGGAGTGTTATCGCCCATCTGTATCCGGGAGCTAATATTCCTGTCATTCAAATGAGCATGGATTATACAAAGGATCCCTTATGGCATTACGAATTGGCAAAAGAACTTTCGGTTTTAAGACAAAAAGGGATACTAATTATGGGAAGCGGGAACATTGTGCACAATCTGCATCGTGCTGACTGGAATACTCAAGGAGGGTTTGATTGGGCCATTGAAGCGAATGAAAAGGTTAAAAAACTGATACTGGAAAACAATCACAATTCCCTGGTTAATTATCATCTGCTAGGGAAAGAAGTACAGCTGGCCGTACCGAGTCCTGAACACTATATGCCATTGCTTTATGCGCTTGGCTTAAAACAGGATAAAGAAACTCCTGTGCTGTTTAATGATAAGACCGAATTGGGATCTATATCAATGACATCTGTTAAACTTTCGAATTAA
- a CDS encoding YceI family protein: MAKWILDPAHSEIGFKVKHLMINNVKGHFRSFKSEVEAPSDDFKDAKINFSADLSSIDTGNEQRDGHLKSAEFFNAEKHPQLVFTGKKFDGSTLEGDLSIAGITKPVKLNVEFGGVAKDPWGNTKAGFTVTGKINRKDWGINWNATLETGGFLVSDEVVITAEVQYQKQA; the protein is encoded by the coding sequence ATGGCAAAATGGATTCTAGACCCGGCGCATAGCGAAATAGGGTTTAAGGTAAAACACCTTATGATCAACAATGTAAAAGGACATTTCAGGTCTTTTAAATCTGAAGTGGAAGCTCCAAGTGATGATTTTAAAGATGCGAAAATTAATTTTTCAGCAGATCTTTCTTCTATTGATACTGGAAATGAGCAAAGAGACGGACATTTAAAATCAGCTGAATTCTTTAATGCTGAAAAACACCCTCAGTTAGTTTTCACAGGGAAGAAATTTGACGGAAGTACTTTGGAAGGAGATCTTTCTATTGCAGGTATTACCAAACCTGTAAAGCTAAATGTAGAATTTGGTGGTGTAGCTAAAGACCCATGGGGTAATACCAAAGCAGGTTTTACAGTAACCGGAAAAATTAACAGAAAAGACTGGGGAATCAACTGGAATGCTACCCTTGAAACAGGAGGCTTTCTGGTAAGCGATGAGGTTGTTATTACTGCTGAAGTACAATATCAGAAACAAGCTTAA
- a CDS encoding bifunctional alpha,alpha-trehalose-phosphate synthase (UDP-forming)/trehalose-phosphatase, with translation MEKTIIVSNRLPVTLSRKDNKVVFTPSPGGLATGLAGASKDMNSVWIGWAGFSLEGFHENTDEIKLNLEKQRLIPIFLEDPDVNQFYEGFSNTTLWPLFHSFPTYTSCHEEQWEVYKKVNEIFCEEVLRHAGEEDLIWIHDYHLLLLPGLIRKKLPKAKIAYFQHIPFPSYEIFRILPWREQILEGVTGADLIGFHTHDDVKHFLTSIQRILGMENKMGTVRAEERIFKVDAFPLGIDFFKYWETSKLKSTERQVGLHRKQFQDVKIILSIDRLDYTKGIPERLKAFDVFLEKNPEFREKVSLLMIVVPSREKVQLYKDLKMEIDEMVGNITSKYRTVNWTPVLYFYRSYPLQSLSAFYKLSDVALITPLRDGMNLVCKEYVASRNDETGVLILSEMAGAAKELSDALIINPYNIEECANAIKNALCMPFDEQQRRMSEMQYLLRKYDVSKWTSIFLKSVEEIVQKQQELAMKRLTPELKHKVISDFNSSKNRIVFLDYDGTLVSFQNKPEHAKPDENLIDIMTRLCAIKDLKVVIISGRNKETLNEWFGHFNMDIIAEHGLWMRRDKNWKMMFQLNDEWKKELSALLNHFVEKTPGTFIEEKDHSLVWHYRKADDDLSNARKKELLDYLQYLTTNMGLSVLEGNKVVEIKSALINKGRAVKKYLKAPFDFILAAGDDWTDEDMFKEMPEHAYTIKIGSSLSAAKYTLPHYIQGVNSGIRTILSEITEKTQKLF, from the coding sequence ATGGAAAAGACAATTATTGTTTCAAACCGTCTTCCTGTAACATTAAGCAGAAAAGACAACAAGGTAGTCTTCACGCCTAGTCCTGGTGGACTAGCTACTGGACTTGCCGGTGCCAGCAAAGACATGAACTCAGTATGGATAGGCTGGGCAGGTTTTTCCCTTGAAGGATTCCATGAAAATACCGATGAGATTAAATTAAATCTTGAAAAACAAAGGCTTATACCGATTTTCCTGGAAGACCCGGATGTAAATCAGTTTTATGAAGGATTTAGCAATACAACCCTCTGGCCTTTATTTCATTCTTTTCCTACTTATACTTCTTGCCATGAAGAACAATGGGAAGTTTATAAAAAGGTCAATGAAATATTTTGTGAAGAAGTGCTAAGACATGCCGGAGAAGAAGATCTTATATGGATTCATGATTATCACCTCCTGCTATTACCAGGTCTTATAAGAAAAAAACTACCCAAAGCTAAAATTGCCTATTTTCAACATATTCCCTTCCCTTCATATGAAATTTTCAGAATACTTCCATGGAGAGAACAAATACTAGAAGGGGTTACCGGAGCTGATTTGATTGGTTTTCACACTCATGATGATGTAAAACATTTCCTTACTTCCATTCAAAGGATATTGGGCATGGAAAATAAAATGGGTACAGTAAGGGCTGAAGAACGCATATTTAAAGTAGATGCATTTCCCTTAGGAATAGACTTTTTTAAATACTGGGAAACGTCTAAGCTAAAGTCAACAGAAAGACAGGTAGGCTTACATAGAAAACAATTTCAGGATGTTAAAATCATCCTTTCCATTGACAGACTGGATTATACCAAGGGAATACCTGAGCGACTAAAGGCATTTGATGTTTTCCTTGAGAAAAATCCTGAATTCAGAGAAAAAGTCTCACTGCTGATGATCGTTGTGCCTTCAAGGGAAAAGGTTCAGTTGTATAAGGATCTTAAGATGGAAATAGATGAGATGGTCGGCAATATCACCTCCAAATACCGCACAGTGAATTGGACTCCGGTACTTTATTTTTACAGATCATATCCTCTTCAATCTCTTTCAGCCTTTTATAAGTTAAGTGATGTAGCACTGATAACACCTCTGAGAGATGGAATGAATCTCGTCTGTAAAGAATATGTAGCAAGCCGTAATGATGAAACAGGTGTATTGATTCTCAGTGAAATGGCAGGCGCTGCAAAAGAGCTGTCAGATGCGCTGATCATCAATCCTTATAATATAGAAGAATGTGCCAATGCAATAAAGAATGCACTATGCATGCCATTTGATGAACAACAAAGAAGAATGTCTGAAATGCAATACCTTCTCAGAAAATATGATGTTTCAAAATGGACATCTATATTTCTGAAATCTGTGGAGGAAATAGTACAGAAGCAGCAAGAACTGGCGATGAAGAGGCTTACTCCTGAACTTAAACACAAGGTGATCTCAGATTTTAATTCTTCAAAAAACAGAATAGTATTTCTGGATTATGATGGAACGCTGGTATCCTTTCAGAATAAGCCTGAACACGCTAAGCCAGACGAGAATCTTATTGATATTATGACCAGGCTATGCGCTATTAAGGACCTCAAAGTCGTGATTATCTCAGGTAGGAACAAGGAAACATTGAATGAATGGTTTGGCCATTTTAATATGGATATCATTGCTGAACATGGTTTGTGGATGAGAAGAGATAAGAACTGGAAAATGATGTTTCAGCTGAATGATGAATGGAAAAAAGAATTATCGGCACTTCTCAATCACTTTGTTGAAAAAACACCGGGAACATTTATCGAAGAGAAAGATCATTCTCTTGTATGGCATTACAGAAAAGCAGATGATGATCTTTCCAATGCAAGGAAAAAGGAGCTGCTGGACTATCTTCAATATCTGACCACAAACATGGGATTGTCTGTGCTTGAAGGTAATAAAGTAGTAGAAATAAAGAGTGCTTTAATCAATAAAGGAAGAGCAGTTAAAAAATATCTGAAGGCTCCTTTTGATTTTATCCTTGCTGCTGGTGATGACTGGACAGATGAAGATATGTTCAAGGAAATGCCGGAACATGCTTATACTATAAAAATCGGTTCTTCCCTATCCGCAGCTAAATATACGCTTCCTCATTATATTCAGGGTGTAAATTCAGGTATTAGGACTATCTTATCTGAAATTACAGAAAAAACTCAAAAATTGTTTTAA
- a CDS encoding response regulator transcription factor, which translates to MKILIIEDEKKVGTVLKRGLEDSNYTADLALTGREGLDLAVSHEYQLIILDINLPDINGLEVCTKIRAQKSTPILMLTALGTIDDKVNGLDAGADDYLLKPFQFRELLARVRALSRRPPVHNDKIYRIANLELDIDTKSVIRGGKRIELTAKEYGLLEYLIKNKGKVLSRADIAENVWDLNFDTGTNIIDVYINYLRKKVDRNYTPKLIHTLIGLGYILKEE; encoded by the coding sequence ATGAAAATCCTTATCATCGAAGACGAGAAAAAGGTAGGCACTGTGCTTAAAAGAGGTCTGGAAGACAGTAATTATACAGCAGATCTGGCATTGACAGGCAGAGAAGGTCTGGACCTGGCAGTGTCACACGAATATCAGTTAATTATATTGGATATAAATCTTCCTGATATTAACGGTCTTGAAGTATGCACTAAAATAAGAGCTCAGAAATCCACGCCTATTTTGATGCTCACAGCCCTCGGTACCATTGATGATAAAGTAAACGGACTAGACGCCGGTGCTGATGACTACCTTCTTAAACCCTTTCAGTTCAGAGAGCTTCTTGCCAGAGTAAGAGCTTTATCCAGAAGGCCACCGGTACATAATGACAAAATATACAGAATAGCTAATCTTGAACTCGACATTGATACTAAATCTGTCATAAGAGGCGGAAAAAGAATTGAACTCACAGCCAAAGAATACGGATTGCTTGAATATCTGATAAAGAATAAGGGCAAAGTGTTATCCAGAGCAGATATAGCCGAGAATGTTTGGGATCTCAACTTTGACACGGGCACTAACATTATTGATGTTTATATTAATTATCTTCGTAAGAAAGTAGACAGGAATTACACACCAAAGTTAATACACACACTCATTGGCCTGGGCTACATTCTTAAAGAAGAATAA